The Apium graveolens cultivar Ventura chromosome 11, ASM990537v1, whole genome shotgun sequence genome has a window encoding:
- the LOC141696283 gene encoding uncharacterized protein LOC141696283, which produces MFVNQMTAESLVRATCAGELQVDIVTLKATITTINNHFGWYYISCESCVKRGTLRDGVFICNNCKQPIKYPLAMFCINLRVEDPTGTTTVVLLNSTAERLLDVSAKKLINKMPEGDTSVPLELQALVGKEFIYKLKLNKYNLVEGLQDYGVSAVFAPVEELEIAYEKNAQAQNRDNCSSSSQAGGSNERKRKLSTGIEVVEAAKGGGNGAP; this is translated from the exons ATGTTTGTTAATCAAATGACCGCGGAATCCCTGGTCAGAGCTACATGTGCTGGTGAACTACAG GTTGATATTGTGACCTTGAAGGCTACCATAACTACCATCAACAATCACTTTGGATGGTATTATATATCGTGTGAGTCATGCGTGAAAAGGGGCACTCTTCGGGATGGGGTTTTTATCTGCAATAATTGCAAGCAGCCAATTAAGTACCCTTTGGCCAT GTTTTGCATTAATCTACGAGTGGAGGATCCCACCGGAACTACGACTGTTGTTTTACTCAATTCTACTGCCGAGCGCTTGCTAGACGTCTCAGCCAAAAAACTAATTAATAAAATGCCAGAAGGGGATACTTCTGTGCCCTTGGAGCTGCAAGCCCTTGTGGGTAAGGAATTTATTTACAAGCTGAAATTGAACAAGTACAATCTGGTCGAAGGGCTGCAAGACTACGGTGTGTCGGCGGTTTTCGCTCCCGTGGAAGAACTGGAGATTGCTTATGAAAAAAATGCTCAAGCACAG AACCGTGACAACTGCTCCTCCAGCTCTCAAGCGGGCGGTAGCAATGAACGTAAGCGAAAGCTATCTACTGGTATCGAAGTTGTTGAAGCTGCCAAGGGAGGCGGCAATGGCGCCCCTTAG